In one Bradyrhizobium sp. 4 genomic region, the following are encoded:
- a CDS encoding DUF6492 family protein has product MHSVALLTASYAKDIERFSLLSESIDTWLTGYTRHYVLVNDEDLPLFARFASDKRVIVPASRYLPKWLWALPPALQFISKRRVWLSLLSSPVHGWHIQQILKIAGVLNAPEQRVCILDSDNLFFREFDVGQYAGGEKTPLFVTRNGIDAAHPLHVLWLRTVDQLLGIKERSFPADDYVGNALVWDKDTARAMTDAIKSATGLNWVLALCRKKKFSEYLMYGHFVANAPAHLATHRVTEDSIAVSHWDDTRLDRPAIEAMMRAASPDQVALCIQSYSSTSIDDIRDVFRLSSRDRRSPSLSPDHMGDAVEFEAPTKTR; this is encoded by the coding sequence ATGCATTCCGTTGCCCTGCTGACCGCCAGCTACGCCAAGGATATCGAGCGTTTTTCGCTGCTCAGCGAGAGCATCGACACCTGGTTGACGGGCTACACGCGGCATTATGTTCTCGTTAACGATGAGGATCTGCCGCTGTTCGCGCGGTTCGCTTCCGACAAGCGTGTCATCGTTCCGGCCTCGCGCTACTTGCCGAAATGGCTGTGGGCGCTGCCGCCGGCTCTGCAGTTCATCAGCAAACGGCGCGTCTGGCTGTCGCTGCTGTCGTCACCCGTTCATGGCTGGCACATCCAGCAGATCCTCAAGATCGCCGGCGTCCTCAACGCGCCCGAGCAGCGCGTCTGCATCCTGGATTCGGACAATCTGTTCTTCCGCGAATTCGACGTCGGCCAGTATGCCGGCGGCGAGAAGACGCCGCTGTTCGTCACGCGCAACGGGATCGACGCCGCCCACCCCTTGCATGTCCTGTGGCTCCGCACCGTCGATCAGCTCCTTGGCATCAAGGAAAGGTCCTTCCCCGCGGACGACTATGTCGGCAACGCACTGGTGTGGGACAAGGACACCGCGCGCGCGATGACCGACGCGATCAAGTCGGCGACGGGATTGAACTGGGTTCTGGCGCTGTGCCGGAAAAAGAAGTTCTCGGAATATCTCATGTACGGCCATTTCGTCGCGAACGCGCCCGCGCATCTGGCCACTCATCGGGTCACCGAGGATAGCATCGCGGTCTCGCATTGGGATGACACGCGCCTCGACCGCCCGGCCATCGAAGCGATGATGCGCGCCGCTTCGCCCGACCAGGTGGCGCTGTGCATCCAGTCCTATTCGTCGACCTCGATCGACGACATCCGCGACGTGTTCCGCCTCAGCTCGCGCGACCGTCGTAGTCCGAGCCTTTCGCCCGATCACATGGGCGATGCGGTTGAGTTCGAAGCACCGACGAAGACGCGCTAG
- a CDS encoding oligosaccharide flippase family protein codes for MLNRHFSIYLVAYILPAAVGFFAVTAYTRLLTPAEYGVYVVGISLAGILGAIFFAWIKLSVSRYQAMSAEVDFRGTAMVAFALTVAVLCATTPLVFLFRSDLSVGLLLASMFVAIMANAVDVGQEFERAKLRPYRFAAISIVRSVSSVGFGLLGIWLGWGGLGLLAAFGLGSLAGIILNLVGDRTRIARFQRSQFVQLARYGLPLTLAGLSVAVYSACDRLIVAYLLGKDAAGIFGVAADLPRQFMVMIASSVAAATVPLVFRSLSEKNNETTRERLTESLELLLVVVAPVAVWLALAADQVAGTLVGVDFRAGVSALLPTLVLARLFGIANQFYVQISFQLAERPFMLAAQSFLTLVVSVALMFVLVAGHGLYGAALATLATEAIGFLVAVALMHRAHPVPFDLHRLAGVAVSAAAMAAAILVARSQVNGIGLVPLMVVSLAGGLAYAAAAWLLNVANVRTLSLRFLRTFNRKALGV; via the coding sequence ATGCTGAACCGCCATTTCTCGATTTATCTCGTCGCCTACATCCTGCCTGCGGCGGTGGGCTTCTTCGCCGTCACGGCCTACACGCGGCTGCTCACGCCGGCGGAGTACGGCGTCTATGTCGTCGGCATCAGCCTGGCCGGCATTCTGGGTGCGATCTTCTTCGCCTGGATCAAGCTGTCGGTGTCGCGCTATCAGGCGATGTCGGCCGAGGTGGATTTCCGCGGCACCGCAATGGTCGCCTTCGCGCTTACCGTCGCCGTCCTCTGCGCCACCACGCCGCTGGTCTTCCTGTTCCGCAGTGATCTCAGCGTTGGGCTGCTGCTTGCCAGCATGTTCGTCGCGATCATGGCGAATGCCGTCGATGTCGGCCAGGAGTTCGAGCGCGCAAAATTGCGCCCTTACAGATTCGCGGCGATCTCGATCGTGCGCAGCGTGTCGAGCGTCGGTTTCGGCCTGCTCGGCATCTGGCTCGGCTGGGGTGGACTGGGACTGCTCGCCGCATTCGGCCTGGGTTCGCTTGCAGGGATTATCCTGAACCTCGTCGGTGACCGCACCAGGATCGCGCGTTTTCAGCGCAGCCAGTTCGTGCAGCTCGCGCGCTACGGCCTGCCGCTGACGCTGGCCGGATTGTCCGTCGCGGTCTACTCGGCCTGCGACCGCCTCATCGTGGCATATTTGCTCGGCAAGGACGCCGCAGGCATCTTTGGCGTCGCTGCCGATCTGCCGCGACAGTTCATGGTCATGATCGCCTCCAGCGTCGCCGCGGCAACAGTGCCGCTGGTGTTCCGGTCATTGTCGGAGAAAAACAACGAGACGACGCGGGAGCGGCTGACTGAGAGCCTCGAACTTCTGCTCGTCGTGGTCGCGCCCGTCGCCGTCTGGCTCGCGCTCGCAGCCGACCAGGTCGCCGGCACACTCGTCGGCGTCGACTTCCGCGCCGGCGTATCGGCGCTGCTGCCGACCCTGGTGCTCGCCCGGTTGTTCGGCATCGCCAATCAATTCTACGTGCAGATCAGCTTCCAGCTTGCCGAGCGGCCGTTCATGCTGGCGGCGCAGTCGTTCCTGACGCTGGTCGTCAGCGTGGCGTTGATGTTCGTGCTGGTGGCCGGCCATGGCCTCTACGGCGCGGCGCTGGCAACGCTTGCGACCGAGGCGATCGGCTTCCTCGTTGCCGTCGCCCTGATGCATCGCGCCCATCCGGTTCCGTTCGACCTCCACCGCCTCGCCGGCGTTGCCGTCTCCGCCGCGGCGATGGCGGCTGCGATTCTCGTTGCACGATCCCAGGTCAATGGCATCGGCCTCGTCCCGCTCATGGTTGTGAGCCTTGCGGGCGGCCTCGCTTATGCCGCCGCAGCGTGGTTGCTGAACGTCGCAAATGTCCGGACGCTGTCGTTGCGTTTCCTGCGAACCTTCAATCGGAAGGCGTTAGGCGTTTAG
- a CDS encoding endo-1,4-beta-xylanase, with amino-acid sequence MTRLDRREFLLGSAAALAAGASASAAPASKLAQRHQGFGAAATLWDLQADPRLGEAISTYCTQVVPVLELKWPMLRPDAHTFAFERADAILDFARQNDLTMRGHALAWYHDIPDWTKQIKDAKGVERAYVDHIGTVVSYYKDKLTSWDVVNEPIPDNPRSPKDRRDSFWTQHLGNRWIPLAFRTAAAADPFVKLAINEYDIESAKDTFIAKRAAYRQLIMELLDQGVPLHAVGLQSHLHAELEIDTHGLAEFVTELRAWGLEVYVTELDVDDQKLTGTPAERDAIVAKRVDDLLTAISTSGPVRSILTWGLSDRYSWINGTFARADKQPNRPLPLDGEFKPKPFMNVINKFTRDA; translated from the coding sequence GTGACCAGGCTCGACAGACGCGAATTTCTCCTCGGCAGCGCCGCCGCACTTGCGGCGGGCGCATCGGCGTCCGCAGCGCCGGCATCGAAACTCGCCCAGCGCCATCAGGGATTTGGTGCCGCGGCCACGCTCTGGGATCTGCAAGCCGATCCCAGGCTCGGCGAAGCCATCAGCACGTATTGCACGCAGGTGGTTCCGGTGCTCGAGCTGAAATGGCCGATGCTGCGTCCGGACGCGCACACCTTTGCCTTTGAACGCGCCGACGCGATACTGGATTTCGCCCGGCAGAACGACCTGACGATGCGCGGGCACGCGCTCGCTTGGTATCACGATATTCCGGACTGGACCAAGCAGATCAAGGATGCCAAGGGCGTCGAGCGCGCCTATGTCGACCACATCGGCACGGTCGTCTCCTATTACAAGGACAAGCTGACGTCGTGGGACGTCGTCAACGAGCCGATCCCCGACAATCCGCGCAGTCCAAAAGACCGGCGCGACTCGTTCTGGACGCAGCATCTGGGCAATCGCTGGATTCCGCTGGCGTTTCGCACGGCGGCCGCGGCCGACCCCTTCGTCAAGCTCGCGATCAACGAATATGACATCGAGTCGGCCAAGGACACGTTCATTGCGAAGCGCGCGGCCTACCGCCAACTCATCATGGAGCTGCTCGACCAGGGCGTGCCGCTGCACGCCGTGGGACTGCAATCGCATCTGCATGCCGAGCTCGAGATCGACACCCATGGGCTCGCCGAATTCGTCACCGAGCTGCGCGCCTGGGGCCTCGAGGTGTATGTCACCGAGCTTGATGTCGACGACCAGAAGCTGACGGGGACGCCGGCGGAGCGCGATGCCATCGTCGCCAAGCGCGTCGACGATCTCCTGACCGCGATCTCGACCAGCGGACCGGTGCGCTCGATCCTGACCTGGGGTCTCTCGGACCGCTATAGCTGGATCAACGGCACCTTTGCCCGCGCCGACAAGCAGCCGAACCGTCCTCTGCCGCTCGACGGCGAGTTCAAGCCGAAGCCGTTCATGAACGTGATCAACAAGTTCACGAGGGACGCTTAA